ATCAAAAAAGGTATGCGGGTTCTGGATGTAGGGTGCGGCACAGGCGATTTGAGTTTTTTGGCATCGGAGCTTGTGGGGGATAGTGGAGCAGTGGTAGGATTTGACATTTCTGAAAATGCCCTGGTCGCAGCGAGAAGTACAGTAGAGAAAAAAAGCCTCTCAACAGTAAAATTTGTACAGGCGGATATATCCGAACTGCCCGACGACATCGGTATATTTGACGCGATAATTGGCCGCAGGATTTTGATGTACCTAAACAATGCAGCCCAAGGTATTGATTGCCTGCTTCCTCATTTAACGGCGACCGGGAAAATGGTTTTCCAGGAAAGCGATTGCATGGCATCTTCTTTTTGTGCTCTATCAATGCCGTTGCATACAAGGGTGCAGTCGTGGATATGGGATACCGTGGCAAAAGAGGGGGGCGATATCCATATCGGGAGACGGTTGTATTCTCTTATGAAAAACGCAAAACTAAAGATATTGCAAATACGCGCAGAGGCAATTTTGCACACATGCGAATCCGGTAGTGATTTGGGATGGGTCGCCAAAATTATGGCGCCTCGTATGATTTCGCACGGTGTTGTGACCGCAGAAGAAATGGATACTGACGCCTTGGAAGATAGACTTCAATTAGAACTGAGCGATAGCGATACTCCTTTTATTCGGGACATGGCCTTTGGTGTATGCGCAGGAAAACGTTTTGATCAGTCTTGAATTTTACCGTCATTTCACCAACTATGCCATTTTGAGCAGCCAAAGCAACACC
This window of the Synergistaceae bacterium genome carries:
- a CDS encoding methyltransferase domain-containing protein — translated: MNDLRDDFTWRLLTDSGIKKGMRVLDVGCGTGDLSFLASELVGDSGAVVGFDISENALVAARSTVEKKSLSTVKFVQADISELPDDIGIFDAIIGRRILMYLNNAAQGIDCLLPHLTATGKMVFQESDCMASSFCALSMPLHTRVQSWIWDTVAKEGGDIHIGRRLYSLMKNAKLKILQIRAEAILHTCESGSDLGWVAKIMAPRMISHGVVTAEEMDTDALEDRLQLELSDSDTPFIRDMAFGVCAGKRFDQS